The Thermodesulfobium sp. 4217-1 genome has a segment encoding these proteins:
- a CDS encoding YifB family Mg chelatase-like AAA ATPase, with protein MIAKIKSVTLNGLDAYLVDIEVSFTTGYPGFTIVGLPDAVIQESRERIKTALKHVYSEIPVKKITVNLAPADLRKEGSYLDLPVAMGILEAAGIIKKVPENMAFIGELGLDGQIRGVSGAISLALGAKNLGIESLVLSEENAHEGAIVPEIKTYSFSNLNQVLEVFRGDIPIESFLAKNDAEVEDEIVYEVDYSDVKGQERAKRAMVISAAGGHNILLMGPPGSGKSMLMKRFPTIISELSDEESIIVTQIYSLIGAMKNRKNLIRKRPFRSPHHSISPAGLAGGGSPPRPGEMSLSHRGILFLDEILEFRKDLIESLRQPLEDGEITISRASSSLTFPAQFLLAACSNPCKCGYFKDRFNPCTCAINDIKKYRSKLSGPIRDRFDIMMEVPRLSNEELLGMKPGKTSEEMRNEVVRAKEFQSVRTNGFTKNNSELSPKEIRKYIVLDDKAKKILAAAIDSHHFSARAYDKILKLARTIADLSEEEIVSSQHIAEAISLRNIKWDPYD; from the coding sequence GTGATAGCTAAAATTAAGAGCGTTACTTTAAATGGTTTGGATGCATACCTTGTAGATATTGAGGTTAGCTTTACTACTGGGTATCCTGGTTTTACTATCGTGGGTCTGCCTGACGCAGTTATTCAGGAATCCAGAGAGAGGATAAAAACTGCACTTAAGCATGTATATAGTGAGATACCCGTAAAGAAGATTACTGTTAACCTCGCTCCTGCAGACCTTAGGAAAGAAGGATCTTATCTGGATTTACCTGTTGCAATGGGTATCCTTGAGGCAGCAGGGATTATTAAAAAGGTTCCAGAAAATATGGCATTCATCGGTGAATTGGGTCTTGATGGTCAGATTCGTGGGGTATCTGGAGCAATTTCTTTGGCTCTTGGGGCTAAAAATCTGGGTATTGAATCGCTTGTTCTATCTGAAGAAAATGCACACGAAGGCGCAATAGTTCCTGAGATAAAGACATATAGTTTTTCAAACCTCAATCAAGTCCTTGAGGTCTTTCGAGGGGATATCCCTATTGAAAGCTTTCTTGCAAAAAATGATGCCGAAGTAGAAGATGAAATTGTTTATGAGGTTGATTACTCTGACGTAAAGGGTCAGGAAAGAGCAAAAAGGGCAATGGTGATATCTGCTGCCGGTGGGCACAACATACTTTTAATGGGTCCTCCTGGTTCAGGGAAATCAATGTTAATGAAGAGATTCCCTACTATTATTTCTGAATTAAGCGATGAAGAAAGTATAATTGTAACTCAGATTTATAGCCTGATAGGCGCGATGAAGAATAGAAAGAACCTTATAAGAAAGAGACCATTTAGAAGTCCTCATCATTCAATTTCACCTGCTGGCCTTGCTGGTGGAGGATCGCCTCCTAGACCTGGAGAGATGAGCCTTTCTCATCGAGGAATATTATTTCTTGATGAAATACTTGAATTTAGGAAAGATTTGATCGAATCTCTAAGGCAGCCCCTGGAAGATGGAGAGATTACGATAAGTAGGGCGTCATCTTCCTTAACATTTCCTGCTCAATTTCTTTTAGCGGCCTGTTCTAACCCGTGTAAGTGCGGATACTTCAAGGACAGGTTCAATCCTTGCACTTGTGCTATCAACGACATCAAGAAATATAGGAGCAAGCTCTCAGGGCCTATTCGCGATAGATTTGACATTATGATGGAGGTCCCTAGACTTTCAAACGAAGAGCTGTTGGGCATGAAGCCTGGTAAGACATCGGAAGAGATGAGAAATGAAGTTGTGAGAGCTAAAGAATTTCAATCAGTTAGAACAAATGGGTTTACAAAAAATAATTCTGAATTAAGTCCGAAAGAAATTAGAAAATATATAGTTTTAGACGATAAAGCAAAAAAGATTTTGGCTGCGGCAATTGATAGTCATCATTTTTCTGCCAGAGCGTATGATAAAATTTTGAAACTTGCTCGAACCATAGCTGATTTAAGCGAAGAAGAAATAGTTTCTTCTCAACATATTGCAGAAGCTATTTCATTAAGGAATATAAAATGGGATCCTTATGACTGA
- a CDS encoding YraN family protein → MSSRDKGNIFESIACNYLLGIGYAICDRNLSTNVGEIDILAKKDEILVLVEVKGKSSDQFGHPLESITKGKLLKIKRTYNILLSQGVLPEHDVVRVDLIYFKPNSECVHIIGDDWIL, encoded by the coding sequence TTGAGTAGCCGCGACAAAGGCAATATATTTGAGAGCATTGCTTGCAATTATCTTTTGGGCATCGGCTATGCCATTTGTGATAGAAATCTATCTACGAATGTCGGGGAGATAGACATCTTGGCAAAAAAAGATGAAATATTGGTATTGGTTGAGGTTAAGGGAAAGAGCTCAGATCAATTCGGACATCCATTAGAGTCCATAACCAAGGGTAAGCTATTGAAAATTAAGAGAACTTATAATATATTGCTTTCTCAAGGAGTATTGCCAGAGCATGACGTGGTAAGGGTAGATTTGATTTATTTTAAACCGAACAGTGAGTGTGTACACATTATAGGAGATGACTGGATCTTGTGA
- a CDS encoding ribonuclease HII, giving the protein MATWKDRDNSKIIDFFPSLGIDEVGRGALAGPLVVGAVYFDKNYCIDGLKDSKLLKDAQRRRLCEIIRDKAAFCSIGWAYHWEIDRLNIYSALVLACKRAILKLDFFPEKTFFDGSLKLRTFPLRHIVFPKADNIVPSVSAASIIAKVARDDYMIKISKFYPDYLFDKHKGYGTKAHIDILEKNGLSNIHRKTFCKFLDKQRLCFE; this is encoded by the coding sequence TTGGCCACCTGGAAGGATAGGGATAATTCCAAAATAATCGATTTTTTCCCATCATTAGGGATTGATGAGGTGGGGCGGGGTGCTCTAGCTGGCCCATTAGTGGTTGGAGCTGTCTACTTTGACAAAAATTATTGTATTGACGGATTAAAGGATTCGAAGCTTTTAAAGGATGCCCAGAGAAGAAGGCTTTGTGAGATTATAAGAGACAAAGCTGCTTTTTGCTCTATAGGTTGGGCATATCATTGGGAGATAGATAGATTAAATATATATAGCGCTCTTGTACTTGCATGTAAAAGAGCTATATTAAAACTGGACTTTTTTCCTGAAAAGACCTTTTTCGATGGTAGTTTGAAATTAAGAACTTTTCCTCTTAGGCATATTGTATTTCCAAAAGCTGACAATATTGTGCCATCCGTTTCTGCTGCGTCTATCATTGCAAAAGTTGCAAGGGATGATTATATGATTAAGATTTCAAAATTTTACCCTGATTATTTATTTGACAAGCACAAGGGTTATGGTACCAAAGCTCATATTGATATCCTTGAAAAAAATGGTTTGTCAAATATTCACAGAAAAACATTTTGTAAATTTTTAGACAAACAAAGGCTGTGCTTTGAGTAG
- the lepB gene encoding signal peptidase I: MKKKPFWRETLESLVIALVLAFFVRTFLFQIFYIPSGSMEPTLMPGDRVLVSKIDYHFVPIQRFDVIVFRYPVDPSKDFIKRVIGLPGDTVQEKDGVIYVNGQKLVENHPMYKDNFSYPATKVPENYYFVLGDNRGNSDDSRFWGFVPKQNIIGKAWFIIWPPGRIGIIPK; this comes from the coding sequence TTGAAGAAAAAACCTTTTTGGAGAGAAACGCTTGAATCTCTTGTAATTGCTCTTGTTTTGGCTTTTTTTGTTAGAACTTTTCTATTTCAGATATTTTATATTCCAAGCGGTTCTATGGAACCTACCTTGATGCCTGGAGATAGAGTTTTAGTTTCAAAAATTGATTATCACTTTGTTCCAATCCAAAGATTTGATGTGATAGTTTTTAGGTATCCGGTAGACCCTTCTAAAGACTTTATAAAAAGAGTAATTGGATTGCCAGGCGATACAGTTCAAGAAAAAGATGGTGTTATATACGTAAATGGGCAAAAGTTAGTTGAAAATCATCCTATGTATAAGGATAATTTTAGCTATCCAGCTACAAAAGTTCCCGAAAATTATTATTTTGTATTGGGAGATAACAGGGGTAACTCTGATGATTCAAGGTTTTGGGGCTTTGTGCCAAAGCAGAATATTATTGGAAAGGCTTGGTTTATTATTTGGCCACCTGGAAGGATAGGGATAATTCCAAAATAA
- the rplS gene encoding 50S ribosomal protein L19 has product MSQELIKKVEAKFLKETVPVFNVGDTVKVYVKVIEGEKERTQVFEGIVIAKKNGGLQETFIVRKMSYGVGVEKNFMLHSSNVEKIEVIRKGKAKKAKLYFLRDKIGKLASHVKEKF; this is encoded by the coding sequence ATGTCACAGGAATTGATTAAAAAAGTTGAAGCGAAATTTCTTAAGGAAACTGTACCTGTTTTCAACGTTGGCGATACGGTCAAGGTGTACGTCAAGGTTATAGAGGGTGAAAAGGAAAGAACTCAGGTTTTCGAGGGAATCGTAATCGCAAAGAAAAATGGTGGCTTACAAGAGACATTTATTGTAAGAAAGATGTCTTATGGTGTAGGTGTCGAGAAAAACTTTATGCTTCACTCATCTAATGTCGAGAAGATTGAAGTAATTAGAAAAGGTAAAGCAAAAAAGGCAAAACTTTATTTTCTTAGAGATAAGATTGGAAAGCTTGCATCTCATGTGAAAGAAAAGTTTTAA
- the trmD gene encoding tRNA (guanosine(37)-N1)-methyltransferase TrmD, which produces MRSFYILTLFPEIFSNYFSTSLAEKGLDKQLFDVKIINIRDFTKSKFKKVDDYPFGGSSGLVLQAQPLIDAMNFVDKLCPGVVFFYPSPRGSVLKQKKLFEISEKFDKICFLCGHYKGVDERIFKVKKIEEISIGDYVLNSGEVATLVLLDGLLRLIPGFIGNEECIMEDSISNCLLESPNYTKPREIFGEAVPDVLLSGHHENIRFWQLKESFKKAVESKPYLILGKNLDKHEKAAFGQAKAEILKELYSGG; this is translated from the coding sequence TTGAGATCTTTTTATATCTTAACTCTTTTTCCTGAAATATTTAGTAATTATTTTTCAACTAGTCTTGCAGAAAAGGGATTAGATAAGCAGCTTTTCGATGTAAAAATTATAAATATCAGGGATTTTACCAAGAGTAAGTTTAAAAAAGTAGACGATTATCCGTTTGGAGGCTCTTCGGGTTTGGTTTTGCAAGCTCAACCCTTAATTGACGCTATGAATTTCGTTGATAAGCTTTGTCCTGGAGTTGTTTTTTTCTATCCGTCTCCGAGAGGAAGCGTTCTAAAGCAAAAGAAACTTTTTGAAATTTCTGAGAAATTTGATAAAATATGTTTTCTATGTGGACACTATAAAGGTGTCGATGAGAGAATATTTAAAGTAAAAAAGATTGAAGAAATCTCAATTGGCGATTATGTTTTGAATTCTGGTGAAGTTGCGACATTGGTTTTGTTGGACGGTTTATTAAGACTGATTCCTGGTTTTATTGGTAATGAAGAATGTATAATGGAAGATTCAATTTCAAATTGTTTATTGGAATCTCCAAATTATACAAAACCAAGAGAAATATTTGGTGAAGCAGTACCTGATGTTTTATTAAGCGGACATCATGAAAATATTAGATTTTGGCAGTTAAAAGAATCTTTTAAGAAGGCAGTAGAATCAAAACCTTATTTGATTCTGGGTAAGAACTTGGATAAGCATGAAAAGGCTGCTTTTGGCCAAGCAAAGGCAGAAATATTAAAAGAATTGTATTCTGGAGGTTAG
- a CDS encoding KH domain-containing protein, with protein sequence MTDFLEVLIKNLVSNPADVVINESVEGNDVFYEVFVKTEDVGRVIGKHGHIISSIRQILKALGKQKGINYFLEIKEQSTQT encoded by the coding sequence TTGACAGACTTTCTCGAAGTCCTTATTAAAAATCTAGTAAGCAATCCTGCTGATGTAGTAATTAATGAATCTGTAGAAGGCAATGACGTTTTTTATGAAGTTTTTGTAAAAACTGAGGATGTAGGAAGAGTAATCGGAAAACATGGACACATAATTAGCTCTATTAGACAGATATTAAAGGCATTGGGAAAGCAAAAGGGTATAAATTATTTCTTAGAGATTAAAGAACAATCAACTCAAACCTGA
- a CDS encoding signal recognition particle receptor subunit alpha, giving the protein MLSDFSEKIQGLFRKFRGYGKLTDKEINEICRDIRLVFLESDIALSAAKKIVEEIKTRLNGLEFTTETSPGTLVSNVVREELVNLLGKPGNIDFSDKPSVIMMVGIQGSGKTTTSAKIANYFATKENKRPILVGADVRRPAAQLQLEKLAQSIKVPFFTDKDPFLAFEGALKLAKTNGNDLVIIDTAGRTHVDEELLNELKLLNDRFQPKNNILVIDSMMGQEATKVAKSFFETIPLTGAILTKFDGDARGGAAFSLREVTGVPLVFLGIGEKIQNLEKFDPTRVVNRIIGMGDIEGLMEKVSDIKIDVNKKPPQEIEKWNFDTFLDSLRQVRKMGPLEDLLSMIPGFSNIKQMKDMVPDEKQMKRIEAVMLSMTAKERKKPEIIDASRKRRISKGSGTTIQEVNQLLKQYEMFKKMFKSKNLKKGMKLPNFPVGRI; this is encoded by the coding sequence ATGCTTTCTGACTTCAGTGAGAAGATTCAAGGGCTTTTTAGAAAATTTAGAGGTTATGGCAAACTAACTGATAAAGAAATTAACGAAATATGCCGTGATATAAGACTTGTATTCCTTGAATCTGACATTGCCTTATCTGCCGCAAAAAAAATTGTTGAAGAGATAAAGACCCGTTTAAACGGTTTAGAATTTACTACTGAAACCTCACCTGGCACATTGGTTTCAAACGTGGTTAGAGAAGAACTGGTCAATTTACTTGGAAAACCTGGCAATATTGACTTTTCTGATAAGCCTTCCGTCATAATGATGGTGGGCATCCAGGGAAGCGGTAAAACTACCACTTCTGCCAAGATTGCGAATTACTTTGCTACAAAAGAGAACAAAAGGCCGATACTTGTAGGGGCTGACGTTAGAAGACCTGCTGCGCAGCTACAATTAGAAAAACTTGCACAGTCTATTAAGGTGCCATTTTTTACTGACAAAGATCCTTTTTTGGCTTTTGAGGGTGCATTGAAACTTGCAAAGACCAACGGAAACGACTTGGTAATAATAGATACCGCTGGTCGTACCCATGTTGATGAGGAGCTTCTCAATGAGCTAAAATTATTAAACGATAGATTTCAGCCAAAGAACAATATCTTAGTAATAGACTCAATGATGGGTCAAGAAGCTACAAAGGTTGCAAAATCTTTTTTTGAGACCATACCTTTGACGGGTGCTATTCTGACAAAGTTTGATGGTGATGCAAGAGGTGGAGCCGCATTTTCTCTAAGAGAAGTTACTGGCGTGCCCTTGGTTTTCTTGGGCATAGGTGAGAAAATCCAGAACTTAGAGAAATTTGATCCTACCAGGGTAGTAAATCGAATTATTGGTATGGGCGACATCGAAGGTCTTATGGAAAAAGTGTCAGACATTAAAATTGATGTAAACAAAAAACCGCCTCAGGAAATCGAAAAGTGGAACTTCGATACATTTTTAGATAGTTTACGTCAAGTTAGAAAAATGGGTCCTTTGGAAGATCTTTTATCAATGATTCCTGGTTTTTCAAATATTAAACAGATGAAAGATATGGTACCAGATGAAAAACAGATGAAAAGGATCGAAGCGGTGATGCTCTCTATGACTGCAAAAGAAAGAAAGAAGCCTGAAATAATAGATGCTAGTAGAAAAAGGAGGATCTCAAAAGGGTCCGGTACGACAATTCAAGAGGTAAATCAGCTTTTGAAACAATATGAAATGTTTAAAAAGATGTTTAAATCAAAGAATTTGAAAAAGGGAATGAAATTACCAAACTTTCCAGTAGGAAGAATTTAA
- the ftsY gene encoding signal recognition particle-docking protein FtsY — protein MFLFDKVKEALTRTRRVFSSVVGMENIDWDEILEKFLLVDVGSDVATEIVKDAKKRWLNAAPIEIALKDAIEDFLPEGKPQLFFTEERPCVWLLIGVNGSGKTTTCAKLAKYSIEEFNASPILVAADTFRAAAIDQLKIWGERLNLDVISQKENSDPAAVVFDGLKASKGRKKSPIIIDTAGRLHTKDNLMEELKKIERVIGKEIEGEPSEVLLVLDASTGYNAVKQAEVFGQSLKVTGIILTKLDSSAKGGYVLNISKKFNIPVKFIGVGEGIEDLVPFDKTQYAEGLIP, from the coding sequence TTGTTCCTATTTGACAAGGTTAAAGAAGCACTTACTAGAACAAGAAGGGTTTTTAGCTCTGTTGTTGGCATGGAAAACATTGATTGGGATGAAATATTGGAAAAATTCCTACTCGTAGATGTTGGCTCTGATGTGGCAACTGAGATTGTTAAAGATGCTAAGAAAAGATGGCTCAATGCTGCTCCTATTGAGATTGCTTTGAAAGATGCTATAGAAGATTTTCTGCCTGAGGGGAAGCCACAGCTCTTTTTTACAGAAGAGCGTCCATGCGTATGGCTTCTAATAGGTGTAAATGGTAGTGGGAAAACTACTACTTGTGCTAAACTTGCAAAATACTCTATTGAAGAATTTAATGCAAGTCCTATACTTGTGGCTGCCGATACTTTCAGGGCTGCCGCAATTGACCAGTTGAAAATTTGGGGCGAGAGATTGAACTTAGATGTAATTTCCCAAAAAGAAAACTCAGACCCCGCAGCAGTAGTATTTGATGGTCTAAAGGCTAGTAAGGGTAGGAAGAAGAGCCCTATTATTATAGATACTGCTGGCAGACTTCATACTAAAGATAATTTAATGGAAGAGCTTAAAAAGATTGAAAGGGTAATAGGAAAAGAGATTGAAGGTGAGCCCTCCGAAGTTCTTTTGGTTTTGGATGCTTCTACAGGATATAATGCTGTAAAACAGGCTGAGGTATTCGGACAGTCTTTGAAGGTAACTGGTATTATACTTACAAAATTAGATAGTTCTGCAAAAGGTGGTTATGTATTGAATATTTCAAAAAAATTTAATATTCCTGTTAAATTTATAGGCGTAGGAGAGGGCATTGAAGACTTAGTGCCTTTTGATAAGACTCAATATGCTGAAGGGTTGATCCCGTAA
- a CDS encoding 4Fe-4S binding protein, which produces MAKGIAVVFAIDPELCEACGACVLICPTGAIFISEKDVEFSVIDPDKCQGCGVCAIVCPNGAVKEKINES; this is translated from the coding sequence TTGGCTAAAGGGATAGCTGTAGTTTTTGCAATAGATCCAGAGTTATGTGAGGCATGTGGTGCATGTGTTCTTATCTGCCCAACAGGCGCTATTTTTATAAGCGAAAAGGATGTAGAATTTTCGGTTATAGATCCAGATAAATGTCAAGGTTGTGGAGTTTGTGCAATTGTGTGCCCCAATGGAGCAGTCAAAGAAAAGATAAACGAATCTTAG
- a CDS encoding 4Fe-4S binding protein — protein MSIKFDFKAYICVGCEACVLLCPVNAIKLLNFKVFFDHDKCVKCKVCELICPMGAIEFKD, from the coding sequence TTGAGTATTAAGTTTGATTTTAAAGCATATATTTGTGTTGGTTGTGAAGCCTGTGTTTTGTTGTGCCCTGTTAATGCTATTAAATTATTAAATTTTAAGGTTTTTTTTGATCACGATAAATGTGTCAAATGCAAAGTTTGTGAGTTGATCTGTCCAATGGGTGCCATAGAATTTAAGGATTAA
- a CDS encoding chromosome segregation SMC family protein produces MFEFDKNLNIIVGPNGSGKSNIGESIKWALGGKISSIRADSSLELLFSGFKNIKPVNYCEVEIGFINEFETTNSETIVKRSMSRGGNNTYFINGKEVQRKNMINALRPFGLGATLFLIIDQGTVDKILDLDPNQLCQIFLESLGYGNYKAEKVDLESKILEKEEQIERFQTELRKNRSRLEVLYNDLKIYDIYSEISNKIDIISKEIVIRQFNNLTKERLIIEKEQFDIEKELKQIAEHKKARESKYIEIKDKINALEGELTTKNIILEKVNSEIHEHEISLERLEGQFTLYESKLNTNKSALNSKKDEIELTNLENQNNIKKLDNLKSSLPDSLIERDPKELLSLLNYYEKNIVENEKNNLLLKELESKEKSLNYFNSELNLNKNSLADISFKLNESQKELKNMEEKFNNNILKIQNISKTFEKDQILNEKRKNENKELLGYLTTKVDGILGYIEDLYDTDERYKTAVSVSLGSYQRSLVLQNKKDLSSLKHFLKKINKMINVFVLDLLPTFKHQVLTEDILQKNRSQYLISLITFDKKLSILFNNLLGNTLLLNSFDDAIKLRENESLWKYRLVTLEGEIFSSNGQIQIGDKTAKNSISTSEYNDLKAITEGLHNRIQEQKEITHSLILEQNSLNAQIKIILRERERIENELVSIKSKLSKTKNFSDDAFYQSGEVSDNLRENVQLIFEINTINESILNYQNRILKLNKDLEVLESEVIEINDKIDKIKIELTVIKDNIRSSLNRKSILETEIKKLKDNLQRYKEVSILLDSNKSTEKESEVLKLSYEIKNKKDLLERNLSELISNNDFLNSFVDKKLEIEGNKTYRNHAIQELQSNFNNLLKQKNDLGPINFKAKESYNQLKDEIIEQESKIKSIQDILKESNLALKSLDYHVNCEVINSVQKINEKLGTYFNEIFNGSASLIPTKSPITNGITLEVKLPGRRFLNLGMLSGGERAMISILLYVALMENNQTPFCYFDEVDASLDEANLVRFINLLHILKKSKQLIVVTHQRLTMEAADNLIGISKNQEGEINCITTKR; encoded by the coding sequence ATATTTGAATTTGACAAAAACCTAAATATTATAGTTGGACCAAATGGTTCTGGAAAAAGCAATATAGGTGAGAGCATAAAATGGGCTCTTGGTGGAAAGATTTCTTCTATCAGAGCGGATTCTTCTTTAGAATTGTTGTTTTCTGGATTCAAAAATATTAAACCAGTAAACTATTGTGAAGTTGAGATTGGCTTCATTAATGAGTTCGAAACGACAAATTCTGAAACTATCGTTAAAAGGTCTATGTCCAGGGGAGGAAATAATACATACTTCATAAATGGAAAAGAAGTCCAAAGAAAGAACATGATAAACGCCCTAAGACCATTTGGACTAGGTGCAACTTTGTTTCTAATTATAGATCAAGGAACAGTAGATAAAATTTTGGATTTAGATCCAAACCAGCTTTGTCAAATATTCTTAGAGTCTTTAGGCTATGGTAACTATAAAGCAGAAAAAGTCGATCTTGAATCAAAGATTTTAGAAAAAGAAGAACAAATAGAAAGATTTCAAACAGAATTAAGAAAAAATAGATCCAGATTGGAAGTCCTATACAACGATTTAAAAATATATGACATATACTCCGAAATTTCTAATAAGATCGATATCATTTCTAAAGAGATAGTAATAAGACAGTTTAATAATTTAACTAAGGAAAGATTAATTATAGAAAAAGAGCAATTCGATATTGAAAAAGAGCTAAAACAGATCGCGGAGCACAAAAAAGCTCGTGAAAGTAAATATATTGAAATTAAAGATAAGATTAATGCTCTTGAAGGAGAGCTAACTACAAAAAATATTATTTTAGAAAAAGTAAACAGTGAGATTCATGAGCATGAAATATCCCTTGAAAGGTTAGAAGGCCAATTTACACTTTATGAATCAAAATTAAACACAAATAAAAGTGCATTAAATTCCAAAAAGGATGAGATTGAGCTTACAAACTTAGAAAATCAGAATAATATAAAAAAATTAGATAATTTAAAGAGTTCACTACCAGATTCTCTTATAGAAAGGGATCCAAAAGAGCTTTTAAGTTTGCTCAACTATTATGAAAAAAATATTGTTGAAAATGAAAAAAATAATCTTTTATTAAAAGAGCTGGAGTCAAAGGAAAAGTCTTTAAATTATTTTAACTCAGAGCTTAATTTAAATAAAAACTCTTTAGCTGATATTTCATTTAAATTAAACGAGAGTCAAAAAGAGCTTAAAAATATGGAAGAAAAATTCAATAATAATATTTTGAAAATCCAAAATATAAGTAAAACATTTGAAAAAGATCAAATATTAAATGAGAAGAGAAAAAATGAGAACAAAGAACTTCTTGGCTACTTAACCACAAAAGTAGATGGAATTTTAGGTTATATAGAAGATCTATATGATACCGATGAAAGATATAAGACAGCGGTAAGCGTGTCGCTCGGAAGTTATCAAAGATCCTTAGTTTTACAAAACAAAAAAGATCTCAGTAGCCTAAAGCACTTCTTAAAAAAGATTAACAAGATGATTAATGTTTTCGTATTAGATCTGCTGCCGACTTTCAAGCACCAAGTTCTTACAGAAGATATTTTACAGAAAAACCGCTCTCAATACTTGATAAGTCTTATTACTTTCGACAAAAAACTATCAATTCTTTTTAACAACCTTCTTGGCAATACCCTTTTGTTGAATTCGTTTGATGATGCGATTAAGTTAAGAGAGAATGAATCATTGTGGAAATACAGACTGGTAACCCTTGAAGGTGAAATCTTCTCATCAAATGGACAGATACAAATCGGCGACAAAACAGCAAAGAATTCAATTAGCACAAGCGAATACAATGATTTAAAGGCTATCACAGAAGGATTACATAATAGGATTCAAGAGCAAAAAGAGATTACCCATAGCCTGATCCTTGAACAAAATTCACTTAATGCCCAGATTAAAATTATTTTACGTGAGAGAGAAAGAATTGAAAATGAACTTGTATCTATAAAATCTAAATTATCAAAAACAAAGAATTTTTCCGATGATGCATTCTACCAATCTGGGGAAGTTTCTGATAATTTAAGAGAAAATGTCCAACTTATTTTTGAAATAAACACCATAAATGAGAGCATTTTGAACTACCAGAACAGAATTCTTAAATTAAATAAAGATCTGGAAGTCCTGGAATCTGAAGTAATAGAAATTAATGATAAAATAGATAAAATCAAAATAGAGCTAACGGTAATAAAGGATAATATACGATCATCTTTAAATAGAAAAAGCATCCTTGAAACAGAAATAAAAAAATTAAAAGATAATCTGCAAAGATACAAAGAAGTAAGCATTTTATTGGACTCAAATAAGTCGACCGAAAAAGAATCGGAAGTTTTAAAGTTATCTTATGAAATAAAAAATAAAAAGGATTTATTAGAAAGAAATTTATCCGAATTAATAAGCAATAATGATTTTCTAAATAGTTTTGTTGATAAAAAATTAGAAATAGAAGGAAACAAGACTTATAGAAATCATGCAATTCAAGAGCTTCAGAGTAACTTTAACAATCTTTTGAAACAAAAAAACGACTTGGGACCGATTAATTTTAAGGCTAAAGAAAGCTATAATCAGTTAAAGGATGAAATTATCGAGCAAGAGTCAAAGATAAAAAGCATACAAGACATCCTAAAGGAATCAAATTTAGCACTCAAATCGTTAGACTATCACGTAAATTGTGAAGTTATAAACTCTGTACAGAAAATAAACGAAAAGTTGGGCACATATTTCAATGAAATTTTTAATGGGAGCGCTTCACTAATACCGACTAAAAGCCCCATTACGAATGGAATAACTTTAGAAGTGAAGCTGCCAGGAAGAAGATTTCTAAACTTAGGCATGCTTTCTGGCGGAGAGCGAGCTATGATATCGATTTTACTTTATGTGGCACTGATGGAGAACAACCAGACACCATTTTGTTATTTTGATGAAGTAGATGCTTCATTAGATGAAGCAAACCTTGTAAGATTTATAAATTTGCTCCATATTTTGAAAAAGAGTAAACAACTGATCGTAGTTACACATCAGCGTCTTACAATGGAAGCGGCAGACAATTTGATTGGCATTTCCAAAAACCAGGAGGGAGAAATAAACTGTATAACGACAAAGAGATAG